The nucleotide sequence ATCCAATTGTCGCTCCAGCTTCACACAGCGAGACTCTGCATCCGCAAGATGGGTGATCAACACTGTGGAAGAAATAAAAGGACACTATAATATAGGATAAAGagatatggagaaaaaaataacaatatgatGAAAGGAAATTGGAAATGTATCATTATACCTTATTTATATACTCACCTTGGTTGCAGTTGGTCCCGTCACTTGTCTCTCTCCTTGTGTCCGTTTGAGTATTTATGAGTCTCATTTTATCACTCTGCAAATGTTTGTGTGTCGCATCTTTCCCCTTACTGCGCAGACTGAGCTCCTCACATCCTTTCTCCAACTCCAATCTCCTGATCTTCTCCTGTAGGTTCTTCAAAGCTGATAGGATtgctgcacatgcacacacaatacacaaaaatgtaatcCATATGGGGATATAGTGATAGATTTCTAACATATTTAGTGCAGGGTTATAGTCACAGTGTTATACGGTATGATTTAAAGGTTTGGATGGAAGAGTAAGTCTGTAGGATGGGAGCTTAGAGAGAATAATGTGGAAGAACGAGGAGATGTCAATGCAGATGAGACATTCAAGTAGTGTGGCATCATATTGCACATGCTGTAACCATGGAGCGTTGAAACACTACAATACCTGAATGGAAACCtcatacacatgcacgcacacacacacacacacacacacacacacacacacacacacacacacacacacacacacacacacacacatagagagagagagaaagagacgcACAAAATTAAAGTTACCTGCACTGCTGGTCTCTGGAAAGGCCTTACTGGGTGATGATGGACGACTTGAGTAATGTGTGCGGGTTTGGGTTGTGTGATGCACAGGTGTGTTGATGAGAGGGCGGTGTGCAGGATATTCCTTATAAGATGGCAGTGACAGGCTGTCAGATACAACTCCACTTGGTAGAGGATGGAGCCCCTGCAGATGACCacagttaaatattaaacagcaCTCACAATTCCTGATATTGTAAGCATCAATATCTGCAATATTGATATCTAAATATGTGAAAGCTACCTCATTAAGAGCAATAATCAGCAAATGTAACGTAGATGTATGAGCTCAAGTCAAATATAACATATTAAGGCGATAATTCAGTACAACTTTCTAATGGTGCCAAATCAGCTGTTCTGAGTTGTAGCAACTGCTGCTAAGTAGCTCTCTGTGTAGTCTTCGTAGCAACCTCTGTGGCCAATATAACcagcttttatttttcctttttgagtTAAATTTTGCACACAAATCTCGCAAAGCTACCTTCTCCTGCGTAGCATCAGCAGCGGATGTTTTTGACAGTCTCTCCATTGAAGTGAAGCCAACCCAGCAGTCTGTGTCGCTGCTGCTCAACCAGGGAGTTTATAAAAGATGCAAAGAGCTAAAAACTAAAGCCAAGCCCTTTATTATTACAGCTGGCAGCTTACTAGCTCCGCGCCGTTTCTACAGCTCCCAGTGTGACAAGAAAACATCACTTGACAAACTACACAATCCAGGGTTTCTACAGGGTGGGAATGATATTATTTCAGCGTGTCCCGTTAGCGCAAGCAGCAGTGTTCGCACGTAGCCGGTTAACTGAGACACCGCATTACCGGTGTACCtctgtcataaaacaaacacactacaTTCGCATACCGGAAATGTAGTTCTTTTCCCGCGAAGATTCTTTAGTGTGGAACGGCGAtgaattcaaaataaaactacaataacTCTGAGCCACATGTGAGGGGCGGGGAAAGGGGAGAGGGTTTGCAAGACTTGCCGGGATTTTGATGGCAAACACGCCAGACGTAGGACCTTAAGGAGGTGCGTCGCAAGTATTGTTTATTTCAGGTTGTTTTCTGTATTAGTAGTATACACAACAAGTAtccatttaacatttgacaGACGTATTAACTGAAGATTAGACTTTACAATATGTGAACCTAACTTAGTTCATGTTAGCTAGCGCATACATAACTTGCATAAATAACACATGCGTTTCCTTCATAATGTTAAGTGAAAGCTAACAGTTATCCTCGCAGTAAGTTAATTTAGTTAGTGTTAGCTACTACTTTATAGACGTATTATTAGCTGGCTAACGTTGACTATCACACAGTATATCGATGATTTGTAATGTTACGTGTAATGTGCTGAGTTATTATAAACAGAGCTTCAATAGTGAAAcgtgtttcattttcatgtctGGAAGTTAACTTTGTTGTGTTCTCTGTGCAACTTGTCAGGTGTCAACTGATCCCTTATTTACCCACCATCATGTCTTCAGAGAGCACCTTGTGAGTCTGTTTAAGTTATGACTTTTTGAAGAAAtctcaaactaaatattttctgattgtgCTGGTTACTTACAATGAATAGTGTTGATATAGCATATAGGTACAGATATATCCAGGTTCAAAATAATCTAATGTATGAGTTGCATTTGGTATAACTGCCATGCATGTTGTGTCTATTTCTAGGGATGATGAGGACACCTTTAAAATCCTGATTGCTACAGATGTTCACCTGGGTTACCTGGAAAAGGATGCCATCCGTGGTGCTGACACCTATACCACATTGGAGGAGATCCTGAAATATGCCAAAACGTATCAGGTACATGCAGTGTGATAGATGTGAGAGTCACAGGGATGAGTCCACATCAAATCTGTTCATGTATATCTCTTTCTGCTTGAATGGACATCCCTGTCTTAAATACCCtctgttgtctttttatttttttgcaggttGATTTCATCCTGCTGGGAGGTGATTTGTTCCACGAGAACAAGCCAACACGGCGATGCCTTCACAACTGCATAACTATGCTAAGAAAGTACTGCATGGGAGACACGCCCATACACTTCAATATACTGAGTGACCAGACTATCAACTTTAACACCACCCAGTCAGTCCTTCTGCGTCTATGTGGTCATTCTTTACAAACACTGTTGGTGAATGAAGGCTTAACTAATGTTCTCATATATGTCTGATGGTGTTTAGGTTCCCCTGGGTTAACTATCAGGATGGAAACCTGAACATCTCTATTCCTGTATTCAGCATTCATGGTAACCATGATGACCCAACTGGGGTGAGTTccttccacaataaaattcattGTCAGACACAGTACATGATCTTAACATGCAAGTATTTGCATTTCTGTCAGTTTTGCTATTcctctgtatttatttgattctATGTCATGATTATTTTGTTTCCCCTAAGGCTGAAGGTTTGTGTGCGCTGGATCTGCTAAGTGCCTCTGGTCTTGTCAATCACTTTGGGCACTCTCAGTCAGTGGAGAGGATAGAGATTAGCCCCATCCTCATGCAGAAAGGCAACACTAAACTGGCTTTATATGGTCTtggtaagtgtgtgttttgacaaACTGGTAGATAAAAATAggcatttgtttttctgtcaaagTTGTTTACAGATTGCTAAACAGTATACGTGCTGGTGTGTGTAGGTTCTATCCCAGATGAGCGTCTGTACAGGATGTTCGTCAACAACCAAGTGACCATGCTCCGTCCTAAAGAAGACCAAGATGAGTGGTTTAACCTCTTCACCATCCACCAGAACAGGTGTGTGCATCTATATGAGGATTTTTGGATGTTCTAATCCGTTTGGAGGAAAGAGACGCACAGTTTAGTCATATAATAACAAATATCAAAGCAtccatactgtatgtctgtgtagCCTCAATAAAGTCTTTAATCAGAATGCAGGATGTTTGTGGCGAGGAAAGTAATGGCAGTGAAATTGTGGCAGTGTTTTGATGAATAGTTTGTCAGTGTTATCCATAGTTTGACATGTTCTGCATATATTTGGTTTAGTAAACCTTTACTGTATTACTTCACAAAGATAGCCCCAGATAGTGATATTAATAAACagctatatttttaaaatgtttaattctacattttattttctctgggGGTTTTTCAGGAGTAAGCATGGTCCTACCAACTATATTCCTGAGCAGTTCCTGGATGAGTTTCTTGACTTGGTGGTGTGGGGTCACGAGCATGAGTGTTTGATACAACCAACCAGAAATGAACAGCAGCTCTTCTACGTGACACAGCCGGGCAGCTCCGTAGCCACATCCCTGTCCCCTGGAGAGGCTGCCAAGAAGTACATATACACCCAATGGATGATGAACTAATATATTCTGATTGTATTTTGAAAGACTACAGTAGTCAAACACTCTGTTTATGTGTATCTAGGCATATAGGGCTGCTCAGGGTGAAGGGTCGTAAAATGAACCTGCAGAAGATCCCCCTAAAGACAGTGCGCCAGTTCTTCATCCAGGATGTGGTGCTAGCTGACTACCAAGACCTCTTCACACCAGATACACCCCAGGTCACAAAGAAAGTGGAGAATTTCTGCTGTGCCAAGGTAATGTAACACTCAAATTCACCAACAAAATGCCAGTCCCAATCTTATATCTGTAATTCTTACACTCTTATATTCACACATCTGCaatctttccctttctcttgcTCTGTAGGTCAATGAGATGCTAGATgaagctgagagagaaagactggGCTGTCCGCTCACCCCAGAGAAACCTTTAATTCGCATCAGGGTAAGATGAACAAACTCACAGCATGTGCACAAACACTTTTTCACGCTAGATTTTAAATTAATCATCATTTCGTTACCCAGGTGGATTACAGTGGGGGTTTTGAGGCATTCAACACTTCTCGATTCAGTCAGAAGTTTGTGGACCGCGTGGCCAACCCAAAAGACATCATTCACTTTCTCAGACGCCGAGAGCAAAAGGAGGACATCAAAGGTCTAATACAAACTAAATACACTGCTGTGTATTCAAAGATCACCCTACTAATATTTGCAACaattaataattgtattttcaCTTAATGTTTTGTCAAATTGAAGTGTTTATtcattggtttttttttcttttctttttagatgAGGTCAATATTGACTATGGCAAGCTGGTAAAACCCACTGCAGTTGAGGGGTTGAGAGTGGAGGACCTTGTTAAACAGTACTTGGAGGCAGCCGAAAAGGTATTCTAATCACACAAACTCATAGAATACTTAGAGGATatcatggctttttttttcatccactgTTTTAtactattcattcatttgattgaGTGTGTATTCACATGCATGTCCTCACAGACGGTGCAGCTGTCCCTGCTGACTGAGCAGGGCATGGGGAAGGCCATTCAGGAGTTTGTAGATAAAGATGAGAAAGATGCCATTGAGGAGCTGATCACTTATCAGCTAGAGAAGACGCAGCGTCACCTCCAGGCCAGAGGAGTGACCACAGAGCAAGATATTGATACAGAGGTGAGGAGATGGGGTGTGCATGGGAAGTGGGGCCGATGATGATGGTATGCCATGTCAACGTAAGACTgcatatttgatcattttcaggTCCGGCTATTCAGAGACTCCAAAAAGAACACAACCGAGGAAGAGAATGAGATCAAAGAAGTAAGTGAAATGGGTGTACACAGgccagaaatgttttgtttgttgtagcGTCTGACTAtacactcctcctctctcactcaggCAATAAACAGAGCCAAAGCTCATCGGCTGGAGCGTGGGGATGACCACGGCATATCTGATGAGCTTGCTGATGTTGCTATGGACTCTGATGATGGCTTAGAGTTGCCTCCCGCCACGAGAGGCAGAGGGCGTGGAGGCAGGGGGAGGGGTGGCGGCCGAGGAAGGGGGAGAGGTAGGTTATTATTTAACTCAAAAGTTGGTCAACACTGAGTGCTTGAGTGGCAGATTATACTATGTGTAAGGGCTAACAGAATTACACACAATCACCAGTGTTAATGCTCTTTGTACACACTAGTTAATAGTAAAGGAAATAACAGCTAACTCAAATAATTCATCACAATTTAAACACTGAAGGTAAATTATCAGTCAATCAGAATATGTAAATCTTCATGGTGGGCAACAGTGGATGATTTGAAGAATGGGTTCGTGAATTTTCAAGTTTGTCCTAAAACAGGCAcccaaataaacactgaaatacattGTAATCTGTAATTATTCCTTCTGTTTATagcctcctgtgcaaaaatgtatttaaaagctaatatgaagcttgaacattaaccaaaaaaaacagagactATAATGTGGATTTTACGACAAACAGTGACTAATTCGGAGCTCCACTTGAAGCCAACAACAATGATTTAATCCAGTCACATTCTGCTTAAATTCCAGCAGAGGGCAGTCATGACACTCCAGCCTTTGCTACACACACGTTCTATCTGTGGTTTATTCGTGAGCATTGCAGTGTTTTCATATTGCTGACATTACATACAGGAGAACAAAGAGAATGTGTATATATAGCTGGTTTATTCTTGCTGCATCATACATATTTGTTGTAAAATATCACACTATTGTTTAATTGTTAGCAACTTTTCACCATCCAGGTGCAGCTGCCTCTGAACCAAAGCCATCTGGTCGCGGCCGCTCCAAGAAATCGTCAGCAGCAACCCCAAGCAGAAGTATTATGCAAGGTTAGGAGAGTGTGaaattatgtgtatgtgttaagATCTGTAGATACACACTGCGCTTACATGGCAGACCAATGCATCACAAAGAATGCACAGAAATCTCATTACGTGTTAACAGTGTGTGAATCTGTCCAATACCTCTTCATCCTTTTTACATCCTTTAAATTCTTATTCAGCATTTCAGGCACCATCCCAGAGATCTTCTCGGGCTGGAGCATCCAAGTCCTACGTAGCAGATGATGTAATGCcagccaccacacacacaattccttttttaaaaaaaatctgtatgtgaactgtactgtactatccTTCAATCTTGCTTTGTATTTTCATACATCTTCAGATTACCATTGACGACTCTGATGAAGATTTCCCTATAATGAAATCTTCTAGAGCTCCTCCAAGGTATGTTTGCTACTATTGGGCATCCCTTCCCGCCCACAgcctcacattttaaaatggtaaCATATTATTTTACCCTGCTCTTTAATCTGTCTCCTATTCTTGCTTACCTCAGAACAGCGTCATCATCTTCGTCCTTCTCTAAGCCCAGCTCTCAGAGCCAGAGCCAGTCATCTAGAGGAGTTGCATttgatgacagtgatgatgatgatgatgatgatgatgatgaggtaaAAAGAGATCAGAACAAATCGTATAGCATGACTGCTGGGGTGCATACTATACCTTATTCACATAATCTCTTTGATTTTtgtctgaactgaactgaactacaCTCTACTATTGAAACCTGATGTTTTTTGTAatgactatttttttttctcatagtCATAGTcagttttaatctttttttccatatCCATCCCTTTTTTCCTTGATCCAGGATAATCCATTCAAAGGCCCCAGCCATCGTGGGCGAAGATAACCATAACTGCATTCTTTCTGTACCACTTGTTCATTATGTtgattttccaaaaataattGTAAATGCTAATTAGTAAGTGAGCTGCAGTGGTGCTGTTCTGAAGGACTCCAACATTTTCTCAGCACTCAGCCTTCACAATGatcagtctgtttgtgtgaaAGAGATAGATATGAGGGTTGGGGCAAGGTCGATGTTGCTTCCAGACaagaatgtactgtatgttgccTATAGTTTTCATAGCTACCTGATActgcaattaaaaatgttttttcatataAACTCTCTTTGTCTTTGAATTATGGTATGCATCCCCCTCTCAAAGGCAGGGGCTGCAAAGTCAGAAGTCAGAAGTCAGAGCCTTGTGTAGCTAATTTGCCTGTTACAGCAAAACTGATGCACAAGTGGAGTTGGATAGTTTTTATTTAGACTTTAGACCAGCAGCAGCTGTGGCCAGACgcagtgtttttttcactgtgaaACTTTGTCACTGTGAtctcacaaaacacatttttggccataactcaaTAATTTATATGCTAAATGTGACAAAGTTTGACAGTCATTAGGTGAAGAAAGCATATTTCTCACTGGAAATTAttcacacacttttttattaaattcctgCAAAGTTGTCATTACAAATATTGTATAGACATCGATGTAAACTAACTTGACTGGTTGGTGGAGGCATACAACCATAATGTAgaatttctatttctatttttatgctGTGATGCTGCTAAAACTGGTCCTGCAGTAAAAACCCTCCAAGGTTCAGGCAgataattacattataaacTTTAAAGTACTCCACAGTTGTCAAAATTAGGATCTTGTCAAGATGGAACAGCAAAGCAAATACTTAGACAACTTTTTTCTAAATCTTTCTGCTGATCTTGGAATTTTTAAGTTATTTCTCATTTATCAGATGATTTAAGTTCATTGCTGCAGGTCTTAGCATTTCAATGTTCAGTATGTCCGGGGTGTATAATGAGTATGAAATTTGAGCTGATAATGGTAATTTGAATCATCTTTTGAGATAAAATGATTTAACCAACCCCCGTTGTTCCTTTTGTTAACTTTGGGTCAGAGGGTGTGAGCTTGGGAAGACGAAGACATTGAATGGAACAAGAAATATCCAGTTTCCAACACATTCGCACTGGCATAGTATATCAAGTTAATTGTGTGACCCTTTTACTGTTGTCTGGTAAACCCAGTATagtattttttgtcaaaaaagTTCTGAAGTCAAGTTAAAGAACATCaccttttattatatttacaacctttttacagaaatgtaaaacatacacacaaaatgcccaaaataccatatatacaGACAAATGTTATCAGCCACCTGACAAACCTTAACAGAAATACTATTTATATCCAGCTATTATAATATCATGCAATATATTACAGTGTTAGCTACTTTTTGAAATCACAAAGtgccaaattgtattttatttgttttgtgacGGATATTCTTTGCCAtaaattaaactattaaatgaaaagtgaagaaataatGATAGCACTTTGCATTTCAAGAGATGGCAAGGTTTCTTAAGGCACGCTGAATTCCTGATTGGATATCTCAGTCTAAAGGCACTGTGAACACATAAAGGGTGATTAGAGTTTCAGTGCATTATAAGACTAACTACTTGAATTATTGGCATATACAGTAAAGTCAAGTAATTCTCACTCTCCACATAAAGTGCTCATAGAAATCATTCTGTTGTAGGACACAAGCATATCATctgtgctgtgaaaaaggtgcAATTGCCCTTGAATTAGCACACATCAGATCAACTGAATCAGCACCATGCTGCAACATCTGGACAGTATTAGTGATATTAACCTGAGGCTTCACGAGTACTCCTGTTGGCATTAGTATAGCACAGCTTTGTTGCCTTTCTTTGCATAGCAGTTTTCCATATGAAACCTCATATTATGTATTGCAcacctacagtatatattataGCACATAGTAAGATCCACCTTCTTCACCGGTCCACAATTTAATAAACTTATAATCAGAGTGCCTTGGATGGTTTCTCGACTGCCAACCAATACCACTGAGTCGGCGGAAcagtcatttttttgtattccaattaaaaacagtttgtatGGTTGTTTATATGTCCTTGTGTCAGCACCAGTGATCAAATATCTGTAAAATTAGTAGTTTTAAACAATATCACAACTCAAGGCAATAATGTCTGTTTTGAGTTTCAGTTTGAAAATAGCAGCTTTCTGCCATGAAGATCCCAGACTGCCAAATGACAGATAACAACATaaatatactataaatataattttcccTGAGATAAGAACTTGAAATGGCACAAACAACACCTGAAATAAGtttgaatgaaatgtgtgtttgtgtacatgtgtagtgTTTATGGCTGTGTTTAACAGTTCATCTATGTTGTTGTTGATGCATCTTCAACttcaagaaaacaacaaacaaacaaagacaaccCAAAAAGCTTCCTTTTAGTTTCACAGTCTCTGCAAAGTAGTATGGACTGGAGTCTTGTGTTGGCTGGTCATTGTGATGGAGGACATCAGGAGTTTTTCTGCATggataaaagtaaaacaaatcagTGATGCATAGTTGTTGTCATTGTGTCATTGAATTAATTGTATTTTGCCAAAACACTACAAGCAGCAAACTGTACAATGCAGGTATTGTTaacttgtcattttttattttgcctaAGTAGAACTAAAGCCCTCAAGTAGAAGGGTTGTGATGTCATTTCCTCTCAAAACCCATGCTATACTGTAGTTCTTAGTCAGTATTGTTAACTTAAACTCTACTTATTAGCTTTTACTGGAGCTTCACCAGCAGATGAAGTTTGCACTGTTCATCAAACTGCGGTTCAGCTGACCCAACTCAATCATCTTACGAAAGACTATGAGAAACAGCTGGAAACtatggaaaaaacaacagtaggTGGATGTTGATTCTGTTGTCAAACCACTGCAAccttaactgtttttttttttttagatcaatTTGACCTTCCCCTCATCAGACACAGTAATCAGATCATTCGCTTCAACTCTACCTCAATGACCGTATTAATCCAGTTGAGCATCTCTTCCACTTTGCAGTAGACGCCCGGCCTTCTCTCCCTGGCACAGCCGACGCCCCAGCTCACCACTCCAACCAGATGCCAACGAGAAGAGGTGGAGTGCACCAACGGTCCCCCGCTGTCCCCCTGAGGTCAAAACAGCACAATTTATCATACCTAAACCACTTTCAAGAAAAGAATATTAATATTGGATAAATGTA is from Scomber scombrus chromosome 5, fScoSco1.1, whole genome shotgun sequence and encodes:
- the mre11a gene encoding double-strand break repair protein MRE11, coding for MSSESTLDDEDTFKILIATDVHLGYLEKDAIRGADTYTTLEEILKYAKTYQVDFILLGGDLFHENKPTRRCLHNCITMLRKYCMGDTPIHFNILSDQTINFNTTQFPWVNYQDGNLNISIPVFSIHGNHDDPTGAEGLCALDLLSASGLVNHFGHSQSVERIEISPILMQKGNTKLALYGLGSIPDERLYRMFVNNQVTMLRPKEDQDEWFNLFTIHQNRSKHGPTNYIPEQFLDEFLDLVVWGHEHECLIQPTRNEQQLFYVTQPGSSVATSLSPGEAAKKHIGLLRVKGRKMNLQKIPLKTVRQFFIQDVVLADYQDLFTPDTPQVTKKVENFCCAKVNEMLDEAERERLGCPLTPEKPLIRIRVDYSGGFEAFNTSRFSQKFVDRVANPKDIIHFLRRREQKEDIKDEVNIDYGKLVKPTAVEGLRVEDLVKQYLEAAEKTVQLSLLTEQGMGKAIQEFVDKDEKDAIEELITYQLEKTQRHLQARGVTTEQDIDTEVRLFRDSKKNTTEEENEIKEAINRAKAHRLERGDDHGISDELADVAMDSDDGLELPPATRGRGRGGRGRGGGRGRGRGAAASEPKPSGRGRSKKSSAATPSRSIMQAFQAPSQRSSRAGASKSYVADDITIDDSDEDFPIMKSSRAPPRTASSSSSFSKPSSQSQSQSSRGVAFDDSDDDDDDDDDEDNPFKGPSHRGRR